One window from the genome of Rufibacter tibetensis encodes:
- the pulA gene encoding type I pullulanase produces MKRRKLLPVLFSFLFLMSSSTTWAQAHKFDQYPTPKQANLWTEYKPEGTTFKLWSPVAEEVVVKFYDKGYGGTVREKRSMRKGEKGLWRLVVKKNLQGVYYTYHVKVSGHWLDETPGIYATAVGVNGQRAMVLDLASTNPAGWAQDKGPTVKMPNEVVLWEAHVRDITSHASSGSSRVGKFLGLTEKGTKSPKGFSTGIDHMKELGVTHVHLLPSFDYRSIDESKLDQPQFNWGYDPQNYNVPEGSYSSDPYNAEVRIKEFKQMVKEFHDNQLGVVLDVVYNHTGLTKGSNFNLEFPDYYYRQKEDGHYSDASACGNETASERAMARKFIMESCKFWAKEYHIDGFRFDLMAIHDLETMNQLTAELKKINPNIIIYGEGWTAGSSPLPDYAKALKANTHQLTHTSAFSDDLRDAIKGSVFDEKSTGFVNGAKHTEESIKFGVVGSVPHPQVEIHHVNYSKAFWAREPWQAVNYVSCHDNLTLFDKLKVSRPDASPEELKKMNLLSDAIVLTSQGTPFLHAGAELLRTKNGEHNSYNLPDAINQINWDWKAEHPDVFTYYKNLIALRKAHPAFWMPTTQMVNHHLEFVTTEPGLVGYKLKDYAHGDSWKNILVYYNGREEAAEVPLHGEWTVAVEEEVIHLNGSRQVEGHILVPPVSMLVLFQK; encoded by the coding sequence ATGAAACGCCGTAAGCTACTTCCTGTACTCTTTTCCTTTCTTTTCCTGATGAGTTCTTCCACCACCTGGGCTCAGGCCCATAAGTTTGACCAGTACCCTACCCCAAAACAAGCCAATCTCTGGACCGAATATAAACCCGAGGGGACCACGTTCAAGCTTTGGTCACCGGTGGCTGAGGAAGTGGTGGTCAAATTCTATGACAAGGGCTATGGAGGAACCGTGCGCGAAAAGCGTTCCATGCGAAAAGGAGAAAAAGGCCTGTGGCGGCTTGTGGTTAAAAAAAACCTGCAAGGCGTTTACTATACTTACCATGTGAAAGTAAGTGGCCATTGGCTGGATGAAACGCCCGGAATTTACGCTACGGCCGTAGGCGTGAACGGCCAACGGGCCATGGTATTGGACCTGGCTTCCACTAACCCAGCGGGCTGGGCGCAAGACAAAGGACCAACCGTCAAAATGCCCAATGAAGTGGTTTTATGGGAAGCCCATGTGCGTGACATTACTTCCCACGCAAGTTCGGGCAGCTCCCGAGTGGGCAAATTTTTGGGTCTTACGGAAAAAGGCACCAAATCACCGAAAGGGTTTTCCACGGGCATCGACCACATGAAAGAGCTAGGTGTGACGCACGTGCACCTGCTGCCTTCTTTTGATTATCGGTCTATAGATGAAAGCAAGTTAGACCAACCGCAGTTCAACTGGGGCTATGACCCGCAAAACTATAACGTGCCGGAGGGCTCCTACTCCTCAGATCCTTATAACGCCGAGGTAAGGATAAAGGAATTCAAGCAGATGGTGAAAGAGTTCCATGACAACCAGCTGGGCGTGGTTCTGGATGTGGTGTACAACCACACAGGCCTGACCAAGGGCTCTAACTTCAACCTGGAGTTCCCGGATTATTATTACCGGCAGAAAGAAGACGGGCATTATTCAGACGCCTCGGCCTGCGGAAATGAGACGGCCAGCGAACGTGCCATGGCCCGTAAGTTCATCATGGAGTCCTGTAAATTTTGGGCAAAAGAATACCATATAGACGGATTCCGATTTGATTTGATGGCCATCCATGACCTGGAAACCATGAACCAGCTCACGGCTGAACTCAAGAAGATCAACCCCAACATCATCATTTACGGCGAAGGTTGGACCGCCGGCAGCAGCCCTTTGCCTGACTACGCCAAAGCGCTTAAAGCCAACACGCACCAACTCACCCACACCAGTGCCTTCTCAGATGACCTTAGAGACGCCATCAAGGGTTCCGTCTTTGACGAGAAATCCACCGGCTTCGTGAATGGCGCCAAACACACAGAGGAGTCCATCAAGTTTGGCGTAGTGGGCAGTGTGCCCCATCCACAGGTAGAAATCCACCACGTAAATTACTCCAAAGCCTTCTGGGCACGGGAGCCCTGGCAGGCGGTGAACTATGTCTCCTGCCATGACAATCTCACGCTGTTTGACAAACTGAAAGTCTCCCGGCCTGATGCCTCTCCGGAGGAATTGAAAAAAATGAACCTGCTCTCAGACGCCATCGTGCTGACAAGCCAGGGAACACCCTTCTTACACGCCGGAGCCGAACTGTTGCGCACCAAAAACGGAGAGCATAACAGCTACAATCTGCCAGATGCCATCAATCAAATCAACTGGGACTGGAAAGCCGAACATCCGGACGTGTTTACCTACTACAAAAACCTCATTGCTCTCCGTAAGGCCCACCCAGCGTTCTGGATGCCTACTACCCAAATGGTCAACCACCACCTGGAGTTTGTAACCACTGAGCCGGGCTTAGTGGGCTACAAACTAAAAGACTACGCCCACGGCGACTCTTGGAAAAACATCCTGGTTTACTACAATGGCCGCGAGGAAGCCGCTGAGGTTCCACTCCATGGAGAATGGACTGTGGCCGTAGAAGAGGAGGTAATACACCTGAACGGTAGCCGCCAGGTAGAAGGCCACATACTGGTTCCGCCAGTTTCTATGCTGGTGCTGTTCCAAAAGTAG
- a CDS encoding MFS transporter, whose protein sequence is MLSLVSSPVSRKAHRLAVSALFFLQGLCFSSWGSRIPSIQQKLHLSEAELGGVLFSLPVGLMLSLPFTGWLTSRIGSRKVVTIALLIYSTTLVMIGMSQTTLHLVAVLFLFGFASNMANISVNTQAVGVESLYNKSIMASFHGLWSLAGFFGAAIGTVMIGADVEPLQHFFVIMAVVLAGVAVAYQYAFPKDAPAPADQPLFVMPDKSLMGLGLIAFCSLICEGAMFDWSGVYFQKVVGAEKAWIAAGYTAFMSTMAFTRFIADWLTTKLGLKRVLQLSGIFTAVGLMISVLLPNLVTAIIGFLLVGAGVSAVVPLVYGVAGKTKTMAPSMALAAVSTIGFAGFLVGPPLIGMLAGISSLRLSFATIALMGIGVALLSSRIKTEEG, encoded by the coding sequence ATGCTTTCTTTAGTTTCCTCCCCCGTTTCCCGAAAAGCCCATCGTTTAGCCGTTAGTGCCTTATTCTTCCTGCAAGGCCTTTGCTTCTCCAGTTGGGGTTCCCGCATTCCCAGCATCCAGCAAAAGCTTCACTTGTCTGAGGCCGAATTAGGGGGCGTGCTCTTTTCGTTGCCCGTGGGGCTCATGCTTTCTTTGCCGTTTACAGGTTGGCTTACCTCCAGAATTGGCAGCCGGAAAGTGGTCACCATTGCTTTGCTTATCTACAGCACCACGCTGGTAATGATTGGCATGAGCCAGACCACGCTGCATTTGGTGGCGGTGCTTTTCTTGTTTGGGTTTGCGAGCAACATGGCCAACATCTCTGTGAATACACAGGCAGTGGGCGTAGAAAGCCTGTACAACAAGTCCATCATGGCCTCTTTCCACGGATTGTGGAGTTTGGCCGGCTTCTTCGGGGCCGCCATAGGTACGGTCATGATTGGGGCCGATGTGGAGCCGCTTCAGCATTTCTTCGTGATCATGGCAGTAGTCTTGGCCGGGGTTGCTGTTGCCTACCAATATGCCTTTCCGAAAGATGCTCCCGCTCCTGCTGATCAGCCTCTTTTTGTCATGCCAGACAAGTCGCTCATGGGCTTGGGCCTTATTGCGTTTTGCTCTTTGATTTGTGAAGGAGCTATGTTTGACTGGAGCGGGGTGTACTTCCAGAAAGTGGTAGGCGCTGAAAAAGCCTGGATTGCCGCCGGGTATACCGCTTTCATGAGCACCATGGCGTTCACCCGCTTTATAGCAGATTGGCTTACCACAAAATTAGGCTTGAAACGCGTGCTGCAGTTAAGCGGTATTTTCACGGCGGTAGGCCTGATGATCTCCGTTCTCCTCCCTAATCTGGTTACCGCGATTATAGGCTTTTTATTGGTAGGGGCCGGCGTTTCAGCGGTAGTACCGTTGGTGTATGGCGTGGCGGGCAAAACCAAAACCATGGCACCAAGCATGGCACTTGCCGCAGTATCCACCATTGGTTTTGCCGGGTTCCTGGTAGGCCCTCCCCTAATTGGAATGCTAGCCGGAATCAGCAGCCTTCGGCTTTCCTTTGCCACCATTGCCCTGATGGGGATAGGCGTAGCCTTGCTTTCCAGCCGAATCAAAACAGAGGAAGGGTAA
- a CDS encoding thioredoxin family protein, with protein sequence MHYRLVFLALLVFGSFSCARQATSLSTSGAAEQSSGYSSAGQTGLDQHLNREEKNVAGNENILIGPSNRVAYEAEPYSKWFHPAYQRYTPNAKIMEELQPLLENVSIKAYAGSWCMDSQRDLPRFYKVIDQAHFPHSRFNVYNLREDKTSPSGEEKSANITAVPTFILYRDGKEVGRIVESAYPTIEMNMLTILKGTPAK encoded by the coding sequence ATGCATTACCGTTTAGTTTTCCTTGCCCTGTTAGTTTTTGGGTCTTTTTCCTGCGCTCGCCAAGCTACTTCTTTGTCTACCTCCGGTGCCGCTGAGCAATCGTCTGGCTATTCTTCAGCCGGGCAAACCGGCCTTGACCAGCATTTGAACCGAGAAGAAAAGAACGTTGCCGGAAACGAGAACATCCTGATCGGGCCCAGCAACCGCGTAGCGTATGAGGCCGAACCTTACAGTAAGTGGTTTCACCCAGCCTACCAACGGTACACGCCCAATGCCAAGATAATGGAGGAATTGCAGCCCCTGCTGGAAAACGTGTCTATAAAAGCCTACGCTGGCAGCTGGTGCATGGATAGTCAGCGTGATTTACCCCGCTTCTACAAAGTGATTGACCAAGCGCATTTTCCGCATTCCCGTTTCAATGTATACAATCTGCGTGAAGACAAGACCAGCCCCAGCGGTGAGGAGAAATCAGCCAATATCACGGCTGTTCCTACCTTCATCCTATACCGTGATGGCAAGGAAGTAGGTCGCATAGTAGAGTCTGCGTACCCTACTATTGAAATGAACATGCTCACCATCTTGAAAGGCACTCCTGCCAAATAA